The following are encoded in a window of Anopheles gambiae chromosome X, idAnoGambNW_F1_1, whole genome shotgun sequence genomic DNA:
- the LOC133394414 gene encoding uncharacterized protein K02A2.6-like has protein sequence MLNSDDRNSDQQPSRSSHESHRQSSVPDPNTAWIHEMFKQQQSILHQQQEAFMKQQESFLTRMMSSMNVSEPNGPEFLVESLAKQVTEFRYDPEENVTFAAWYRWFEGLFEKDAAKLPDDTKVRLLLRKLGVAEHERYNSYILPQKASDFCFEETVVKLRALFGSKESCVSKRYKCYQMQKTSSEGYVTFSCRINKATEEAELAGLSIETQKCLIFVCGLKDEQDTDVRMKLLSRMEEKKDITLAQLTELCEKLTNLKRDTTLLAGESKVQMIGQEKCRSTKGKWQGSRKLHQRPEKQSRVQCFLCGEGHWARKCTFKHHKCSKYFKFGHKEGFCNAASRWTNRMRQNRNVRSVTVNTVRSGRGCVRVVINGTPLEMMLDTGADITIISRRLWHHVGKPVLKPSMVKARTASGDLLHILGEFAGSMIVAEQCMSCVIRVTTADLALIGKDAMDIFNLWDVPLTAVCNRVGLDEPCSAILQKEFPKLFSGKLGCCTKAKIQLELKEGAPVFRPKRPVAYAMFQAVDKELERLENDGIISKVDYSEWATPIVVVRKSNGTIRVCGDYSTGLNDMLQPHQYPLPLPQDIFASLATCTIFSQIDLSDVYTYTVYTVYTANRLQRYALTLLLYDFQLEYVPTDKFGNADVLSRLIAKHEKPEDDYVIASIEIEEDLRSVVNSVSKALPLKFSDVEHETKTDAQLRKVYEFTRNGWPHAAVRDRTLSNFHSRRESLSTFGDCLLFGERLIIPSSQRYKCLQQLHLGHPGIERMKALARSYVYWPGLDSEIESLVKSCRQCAMAAKSPVSSLPICWMKANAPCQRVHVDYAGPIEGDYFLLAIDSFSKWPEIIPTRTISSTATIRILRNIFARFGMPTVLVSDNGTQFTSADFAEFCNTNGVEHIRTAPFHPQSNGQAERFFDTFKRAFKKIREGGSSVSEALDTFLLTYRSTPSKLLEQKSPAELMFSRKIRTCLELLRPPQRLDPVSEGNPRKFKMNDLVYAKQYRRNNWRWVPGMISGRIGRVMYEVTIEQNRKIRSHVNQLQKQVDRNNTSKVTAQLDNTSNTSLPLNVLLDAWNMVEEVHYPDAYQTTSQHVEETAKDCTSSSSSSCPTSSSSSSSSSPSSSSSSSPSSSCPASPSSSSSPAPSSLSPAPSSSSPTSSSSSSQRSAKTFLSPTSPGFETADSGTPSPVQPLRRSSRVRRSPQWMAAYKRI, from the coding sequence ATGCTGAACTCAGATGACCGCAACAGTGACCAACAGCCATCGCGGAGCAGCCATGAAAGCCACCGGCAAAGCAGCGTCCCTGATCCGAATACCGCTTGGATACATGAAATgttcaagcagcagcagagcatcCTACACCAACAGCAGGAAGCATTTATGAAGCAGCAGGAAAGTTTTTTAACCCGGATGATGTCGTCGATGAACGTGAGTGAGCCAAACGGGCCGGAGTTTTTAGTCGAATCATTGGCGAAACAAGTGACGGAGTTTCGGTACGATCCTGAGGAAAATGTTACCTTTGCTGCGTGGTATAGGTGGTTCGAGGGGCTTTTTGAGAAGGATGCTGCTAAATTGCCAGATGATACCAAGGTGCGATTGTTGTTGCGGAAACTTGGAGTGGCAGAACATGAGCGGTACAACAGTTATATATTGCCGCAGAAAGCAAGTGATTTTTGTTTCGAGGAAACAGTAGTGAAACTGCGCGCGCTGTTTGGATCGAAAGAATCGTGCGTCAGCAAGCGATATAAGTGCtatcaaatgcaaaaaacgAGCTCTGAGGGTTACGTTACGTTTTCGTGCCGGATAAATAAGGCTACCGAAGAAGCGGAACTAGCCGGGCTCAGCATAGAGACACAGAAGTGTTTGATTTTCGTGTGTGGCCTGAAAGATGAGCAGGATACCGATGTGCGCATGAAATTGCTGAGCCGTATGGAAGAAAAGAAGGATATTACTCTGGCACAACTAACAGAGCTGTGTGAAAAACTAACGAACCTCAAAAGAGATACAACCTTGCTTGCGGGTGAAAGTAAAGTCCAAATGATTGGCCAAGAAAAGTGTCGAAGCACTAAGGGAAAGTGGCAAGGTAGTCGGAAGCTACACCAACGTCCGGAAAAGCAGAGTAGAGTGCAATGTTTTTTATGCGGCGAAGGCCACTGGGCTAGAAAATGCACATTTAAGCATCATAAATGCAGCAAGTATTTTAAGTTTGGACATAAGGAAGGATTTTGCAATGCAGCGTCTCGGTGGACGAACAGAATGAGGCAAAATCGCAATGTAAGAAGCGTGACGGTTAATACGGTCAGGAGTGGACGTGGATGCGTCAGAGTTGTCATCAATGGCACACCGTTGGAAATGATGCTTGATACAGGCGCTGATATAACGATTATTTCGCGTAGACTGTGGCATCATGTTGGAAAACCTGTATTGAAACCTTCAATGGTTAAAGCGAGAACTGCATCTggtgatttgttgcacatcTTAGGCGAATTTGCTGGTTCCATGATCGTAGCGGAACAATGCATGAGTTGCGTGATTCGAGTAACTACGGCGGATTTGGCACTTATTGGGAAAGATGCCATGGATATATTCAACCTTTGGGATGTGCCGCTGACGGCAGTTTGTAATCGTGTTGGTTTGGATGAACCGTGCAGTGCAATATTACAGAAGGAGTTCCCAAAACTTTTTTCCGGCAAGCTAGGTTGCTGCACTAAGGCGAAAATTCAGTTGGAGCTGAAAGAAGGTGCACCTGTTTTTCGTCCGAAGCGGCCTGTAGCCTATGCGATGTTTCAAGCGGTGGACAAGGAGCTTGAACGgctggaaaacgatggaataATTTCCAAAGTGGATTATTCAGAATGGGCGACGCCAATTGTTGTTGTGCGTAAGTCAAACGGAACTATACGAGTGTGCGGAGACTACTCGACGGGCTTGAACGATATGCTGCAACCTCACCAATACCCGCTTCCTCTTCCTCAAGACATATTTGCAAGTCTGGCCACCTGTACGATTTTTAGCCAGATAGACCTTTCGGATGTGTATACATATACAGTGTATACAGTGTATACAGCCAACCGCTTACAGCGTTATGCATTAACGCTGCTTctgtatgattttcaattgGAGTACGTGCCTACAGACAAGTTTGGTAATGCCGATGTGTTGTCGAGACTAATAGCTAAACATGAAAAACCTGAAGATGACTACGTGATCGCAAGCATTGAAATAGAGGAAGACTTACGATCTGTTGTGAACAGTGTGAGTAAAGCCCTACCGTTGAAGTTCAGTGATGTTGAACACGAAACGAAAACTGATGCTCAATTGCGGAAGGTGTATGAATTCACTAGAAATGGATGGCCACATGCAGCAGTGAGAGACAGGACTTTGAGCAATTTCCACAGTAGGCGTGAGTCCTTATCTACATTTGGTGATTGTCTCCTTTTTGGAGAAAGGTTGATAATACCATCGTCGCAGCGATACAAATGTTTGCAGCAGCTACACCTAGGCCATCCAGGAATAGAACGGATGAAGGCCCTGGCTCGAAGCTATGTGTACTGGCCTGGCCTTGATTCGGAGATTGAGAGCCTTGTTAAATCGTGTCGACAGTGTGCAATGGCAGCCAAATCACCTGTATCCAGTTTACCAATCTGTTGGATGAAAGCGAATGCGCCGTGCCAGCGAGTGCATGTGGACTATGCAGGTCCTATCGAGGGTGATTATTTTCTGCTAGCGATCGACTCTTTTTCAAAGTGGCCGGAAATCATCCCTACCAGGACAATATCATCTACAGCCACCATTCGCATTCTTCGCAATATATTTGCACGTTTCGGTATGCCAACTGTCCTCGTGAGCGATAATGGAACTCAATTCACAAGCGCAGACTTTGCAGAGTTCTGTAACACAAATGGTGTTGAGCATATCCGTACGGCACCCTTTCATCCGCAGTCGAACGGGCAGGCGGAAAGGTTCTTCGACACCTTCAAAAGAGCGTTTAAGAAGATAAGAGAAGGGGGAAGTAGCGTATCAGAAGCATTAGATACCTTTCTATTGACATACAGGAGTACGCCGAGCAAACTGTTGGAGCAGAAATCGCCTGCTGAATTGATGTTCAGCCGAAAGATAAGAACTTGCTTGGAACTGCTACGTCCACCACAAAGATTAGATCCTGTATCAGAAGGTAATCCGAGAAAATTTAAGATGAACGACCTGGTGTATGCAAAGCAATATCGTCGGAATAACTGGAGATGGGTTCCAGGTATGATCAGCGGACGCATCGGTAGAGTGATGTATGAAGTAACTATTGAGCAAAACAGGAAGATACGTTCACACGTTAACCAGTTGCAGAAACAAGTTGATAGAAATAACACCAGTAAGGTCACAGCCCAGCTGGATAACACTTCAAATACGTCGTTGCCTTTGAATGTGTTGTTAGATGCATGGAACATGGTTGAGGAAGTCCACTATCCAGACGCTTATCAAACTACTAGTCAACATGTGGAAGAAACTGCAAAAGATTGTACGTCCTCTTCATCGTCATCGTGCCcaacgtcatcatcatcatcatcatcatcgtccccatcttcatcgtcatcgtcatcaccaTCTTCATCGTGCCCAGCTtcaccgtcatcgtcatcgtctcCAGCCCCATCGTCATTGTCTCCAgccccatcgtcatcgtccccaacttcatcgtcatcatcatcgcagcGGTCTGCAAAAACGTTCTTGTCACCGACCTCGCCAGGGTTTGAAACGGCTGACAGTGGCACGCCTTCGCCTGTACAACCTCTACGTCGATCTTCGCGGGTTCGAAGATCACCTCAGTGGATGGCAGCGTACAAGCGAATCTAa